In Theileria equi strain WA chromosome 4 map unlocalized gcontig_1105316255033, whole genome shotgun sequence, the following are encoded in one genomic region:
- a CDS encoding hypothetical protein (encoded by transcript BEWA_013960A), with protein sequence MEDDQGIIIELKNKPTADGTEEYPGTSTSGKTVNITVKRSNEPQGSNFYRYTHTLQNGGGQFKLKEVLDDHNTPIPAISQLKGQEVTSVDAYYWKHDNTGGGQTPGKALLIGVTTQGNATPTYYGNVKNANGNKWIGLGTGSTPNLLYNDIERTLDDLVCSNYGILTMDLSKGTSMSGNKPYCCRCHGKDKGGSDQQKITVERKNVSCTHKNSVTICKHSIDGNYKLATIRYYNNGVGLQNTNDPKNRRRITAPELKFPIPGSLSVHALYCGGNPVLIYVKGTGQSKWYKKPATDDSGNEKWEEVNELKSVTPKEIQNDCKKYNKLIEALKEANCGNFGACPPDPKPRTGNEGPGQDQTKEEKEDKKEEEDDEGSSRELGGTPAGPGNDGPAGPSEEPATSTQVSEDSQSTTPPLTAAPKTPKVDDPSQLPAGQESRAKEGEALARSAGSSTPKAAAANRGGGGTSSGNSNWQVIFGGSASATVVSGATFFAGYKFYTKYKGDPWVRQI encoded by the coding sequence ATGGAGGATGATCAAGGAATAATCATTGAGCTCAAAAACAAGCCAACGGCTGATGGTACTGAGGAATACCCAGGAACTTCTACCAGTGGTAAGACTGTTAACATTACTGTCAAAAGGTCTAATGAACCCCAAGGATCTAATTTCTACAGGTACACCCATACTCTGCAGAATGGAGGAGGACAATTCAAACTAAAGGAAGTATTGGATGATCACAATACTCCTATTCCTGCCATCAGTCAACTTAAAGGTCAAGAAGTAACCTCAGTTGATGCCTACTACTGGAAACATGATAATACTGGTGGTGGTCAGACGCCTGGTAAGGCCCTCTTGATAGGGGTTACTACCCAAGGGAATGCTACACCTACCTATTATGGCAATGTAAAGAATGCTAATGGTAATAAGTGGATTGGACTTGGTACAGGTTCTACACCGAATCTCCTCTATAATGACATTGAAAGGACACTAGATGATCTAGTTTGTTCGAACTATGGTATACTCACCATGGATCTTAGCAAGGGTACATCCATGAGTGGTAATAAGCCATATTGTTGCCGTTGTCATGGTAAAGACAAGGGTGGTAGTGATCAGCAGAAGATCACTGTTGAGCGAAAGAATGTTTCTTGTACACATAAAAACTCTGTTACTATTTGCAAACATTCCATTGACGGTAATTATAAGCTCGCCACAATAAGGTACTACAATAACGGTGTAGGTCTTCAGAATACTAATGATCCCAAGAatagaagacgtataacTGCTCCAGAGTTAAAATTTCCTATCCCTGGTTCACTCAGTGTGCATGCATTGTACTGCGGAGGAAATCCAGTACTTATCTATGTTAAAGGAACTGGGCAAAGCaaatggtacaagaagCCTGCTACCGATGATAGTGGAAACGAAAAGTGGGAAGAAGTAAATGAACTCAAAAGTGTAACACCGAAGGAAATTCAGAATGACTGtaaaaaatataacaaactAATTGAGGCACTAAAAGAGGCTAACTGTGGAAACTTTGGAGCATGTCCTCCAGATCCAAAACCACGTACTGGAAATGAAGGACCAGGACAAGACCAAactaaagaagagaaagaaGACAAgaaagaggaggaagatgatgaaggtTCATCTCGAGAACTAGGTGGTACTCCTGCTGGTCCTGGTAATGATGGACCTGCAGGACCTTCTGAAGAACCTGCTACCTCAACTCAAGTTTCTGAAGATTCTCAATCTACTACTCCTCCTCTTACTGCTGCTCCTAAAACTCCTAAAGTTGATGATCCTTCTCAACTACCTGCTGGTCAAGAATCTCGTGCTAAAGAAGGTGAAGCTCTAGCCCGTTCTGCTGGTTCTTCTACTCCTAAAGCTGCTGCTGCTAATCGAGGCGGTGGTGGAACATCTTCTGGAAACTCTAATTGGCAAGTAATTTTCGGGGGCTCCGCTTCTGCCACTGTTGTATCTGgcgcaacattttttgcaGGTTATAAGTTCTATACgaaatataaaggagatccttgggtcagacagatttag
- a CDS encoding inner mitochondrial membrane translocase, putative (encoded by transcript BEWA_013940A) has product MADDYRKVFLSDRYVNYNLLDQSISQHERELQKVAQIQQKVQESSLLRATMIGIGSGVIGAMFGTFMFTINMSNNVMPGEQPRGIRAELAAQYRQFVPYIKGSIKGFAKLGFIYSLFEDIIQKKRATSDIKNALYAGCTTGALLSIKNGPIPAIGGCAGFAAFSGLMEKYQRNR; this is encoded by the exons ATGGCAGACGACTATCGCAAAGTTTTTCTATCGGATCGCTACGTAAATTATAACCTCTTGGACCAAAGCATAAGCCAACATGAAAGGGAACTCCAAAAGGTCGCCCAAATACAACAAAAGGTCCAAGAAAGCTCTCTACTCCGGGCTACCATGATTGGAATCGGTAGTGGCGTCATag GTGCCATGTTTGGGACATTTATGTTTACGATAAATATGAGCAACAATGTCATGCCAGGGGAACAGCCAAGAGGAATCAGGGCGGAGCTAGCAGCTCAGTATAGACAATTTGTACCATATATAAAGGGAAGCATTAAAGGCTTTGCCAAATTAGGATTTATTTATTCGCTCTTTGAAGATATAATCCAAAAG AAACGGGCGACATCGGATATCAAGAATGCCTTGTATGCAGGGTGTACAACTGGAGCTCTCTTGTCGATTAAAAATGGGCCAATTCCAGCAATTGGTGGATGTGCAGGATTTGCCGCCTTTTCAGGattgatggaaaaatatcAGAGAAATCGTTAA
- a CDS encoding reverse transcriptase domain containing protein (encoded by transcript BEWA_013900A), with protein sequence MCDDDTQMLIVTSENSTTEAESASSEAFWTPMEISEEEDDQMEIIDLTPPNYQADEVEILLTGTPPSPSDNSIRVLEPKEVNSQLPEDSSPIEEPGSSDRTSCFTDEEEFCNNAAQDRLTRAPGEMQCGPEYNQNNYLNKQVATCTTTQNRQGNKRPSKQQRKENENNKIIALKVMLDGTDEPEKIWPACVLHKVQQSLGKVPKFGWQHIHEAYKARFSNDIDLEKLQDLARKGLRNNLHLKLPSDEELMLRADELPENSLKELRRKINIKEDINRKLVLMEQYEIEEAERTYKIYSQRFQETTFQYILDELGSYLLEISNQPRDFSEATRILQAVQLSYHHVTYKEWEPSNWKENMEFKIAGFKYTKELIDREELYDLSREERGRAIQYMKNKGKILENPQHRLEEKVALDNNILIYQTKIDRSEERIQFNLDNSNFEKNTKKFFRNLLNQGQSRDHPSPVEMEIHWSPVWDARTINPEKFERYLYLNPTVVREEKDFISEEEFYEIIKGLPDWKACGVDGVYNFFIKRTTHLHPFLYKLTKQACMEPHKIPQWFGKGITYLIKKSDETTPSNYRPITCMSNLYKLVTKCVYRVLIGIVQERRLLSEAQLATVKGVQGAKEQALLNIAINRAHKNNLKTSWLDIRKAFDSIDHKYLHAVLDHLNIPDWITNFIKHITSGWTIDVRCGKEPIMVKKVTRGILQGDSLSPLLFVLCMDPLSKILHSVYPTVKGKIGEKQEHGLNHLLFMDDIKLFAETDEILKKMTDEVKMFCEASGLEINREKSATNSPLCEDTAVLLEGSAMYKYLGIMEDRSSIPSLESWEKIRAEILARVEKLAKTKLNGRNMFKAINMFALSLLNYYTGLLRLLPDDFEALDLDIRKILVKHRIHYLNASPERLYLKRDQCGRGLASATFRSEKMLLTFWDTLRKGSETSTRRALIMQIENEDLTHMSRIEGFVRRKYENVNNGGLRIGDDNINEMQRRSLFHSLSQKRCHPIFFKQLNGDNLIDRKESALWLTHGNISARDEAAYCALQDRNIFMGNYDKCKHCKGATATVDHLATCCERKLAFDYTRRHNEVLKCVSLHLCRMFNLIKRKKIKGYVMQETVTDGTNELRIDTAVKTDARITNNRPDIQLYDRRNKRIFIVEVGITCPTKVSDTESHKQRKYDVLAKELCGIHNMPACTVPIVYSWDGLVTKYHAKHLEKIAVPIKIRAYMQTRVLRTTLDSVTHDRRRGVEEREPEEKLEDIFERFLGNLDKEEKPLEEEEVENELEFSRDRVIRIRKKIKRRRTAASRRSEGPQNLRKIRRSQEG encoded by the coding sequence ATGTGTGATGATGACACACAAATGCTAATTGTAACAAGTGAAAACTCAACTACAGAAGCAGAATCTGCTTCTAGTGAGGCGTTCTGGACGCCAATGGAGATAagtgaagaggaagatgatcaAATGGAAATCATCGACCTAACACCTCCAAACTATCAAGCTGATGAGGTCGAAATCCTGCTAACAGGAACTCCGCCAAGTCCAAGCGATAATTCAATTAGAGTATTAGAACCTAAAGAGGTTAATTCGCAATtaccagaagattctaGTCCGATAGAAGAACCAGGATCGTCTGATAGAACATCCTGCTTCACAGACGAAGAAGAATTCTGCAACAACGCAGCTCAAGATAGGTTAACTCGAGCCCCGGGTGAAatgcaatgtggacctgaataTAATCAAAACAACTATTTAAAcaaacaggtggcgacttgtacAACTACCCAGAATAGACAGGGGAACAAAAGACCTTCTAAACAGCAGCggaaagaaaatgaaaataataaaataataGCTCTAAAAGTAATGTTAGATGGTACGGACGAACCAGAGAAGATTTGGCCAGCATGTGTATTGCACAAGGTCCAACAAAGCCTAGGTAAAGTCCCAAAGTTCGGATGGCAACACATCCACGAAGCCTATAAGGCAAGATTTTCTAATGATATAGACTTGGAAAAACTCCAAGATCTGGCTAGGAAAGGATTAAGAAATAACTTACACTTAAAACTACCCTCTGATGAAGAGCTCATGCTGCGAGCCGATGAACTCCCGGAGAACTCTCTAAAGGAGCTACGTaggaaaataaacatcAAAGAGGATATAAATAGAAAGCTGGTCCTAATGGAACAATATGAAATCGAGGAGGCCGAAAGGACTTACAAGATTTACTCACAGAGATTCCAGGAAACAACATTTCAGTACATCCTGGACGAGTTAGGATCCTACTTACTAGAAATCTCAAATCAACCAAGAGACTTCTCAGAAGCCACAAGAATATTGCAAGCAGTCCAACTGTCATATCACCACGTAACATACAAGGAATGGGAACCCTCCAATTGGAAGGAAAACATGGAATTTAAGATAGCAGGATTCAAGTACACTAAGGAACTGATTGACAGAGAAGAACTGTACGACTTGTCTAGAGAAGAACGTGGTCGGGCTATACAATACATGAAAAACAAAGggaagattctggaaaacCCCCAACACCGACTCGAAGAAAAAGTAGCCTTAGACAATAATATACTCATATACCAAACAAAAATTGACAGGAGTGAAGAGAGGATACAATTCAACTTGGACAATAGCAACTTCGAGAAGAACACGAAaaaattcttcagaaaTCTATTGAACCAAGGACAATCTCGAGATCACCCGTCTCCAGTGGAAATGGAGATACACTGGTCCCCTGTGTGGGACGCCAGAACTATAAATCCAGAAAAGTTCGAAAGGTACCTATATCTCAACCCTACAGTTGTAAGGGAAGAGAAAGACTTCATCTCcgaagaagaattttatgaGATCATAAAAGGACTCCCAGACTGGAAAGCATGTGGAGTCGATGGAGTatacaacttcttcattaaGAGAACAACACATTTGCACCCCTTCTTGTATAAACTAACAAAACAAGCATGCATGGAACCCCATAAGATACCTCAATGGTTTGGAAAGGGAATAACATACTTGATCAAGAAGAGCGACGAAACAACGCCAAGCAACTACCGTCCGATAACCTGCATGTCTAACTTGTACAAACTGGTAACAAAATGTGTCTACAGAGTGTTAATTGGAATTGTACAGGAGAGAAGATTGCTGTCGGAAGCGCAATTGGCCACGGTTAAAGGAGTCCAAGGGGCAAAGGAACAAGCACTGTTGAACATTGCAATTAACAGGGCGCACAAGAACAATCTGAAAACATCATGGCTCGATATTAGAAAGGCATTCGATTCGATAGAccataaatatttacatgCCGTACTAGATCACCTGAATATCCCAGATTGGATTACTAACTTTATAAAGCATATCACTAGTGGATGGACAATAGACGTTAGATGTGGGAAAGAACCTATAATGGTGAAAAAGGTAACGAGAGGAATCCTTCAAGGAGACTCGTTATCACCGCTACTATTCGTACTATGCATGGATCCCCTGAGTAAAATCCTACATTCAGTTTACCCAACGGTAAAAGGAAAGATTGGAGAAAAACAGGAACATGGCTTGAACCACCTACTATTCATGGATGATATTAAACTATTCGCTGAAACTGACGAAATCCTAAAGAAAATGACGGATGAGGTCAAAATGTTCTGCGAAGCCTCAGGATTGGAAATAAACAGAGAAAAGTCGGCTACAAACTCGCCTCTCTGTGAAGACACTGCAgtattactggaaggatCTGCAATGTACAAATACCTGGGTATAATGGAAGACAGATCAAGCATCCCATCGTTGGAGTCATGGGAAAAAATCCGAGCCGAAATTTTGGCAAGGGTTGAAAAATTAGCAAAAACCAAGCTGAACGGGAGAAACATGTTCAAGGCAATAAATATGTTTGCTTTGTCCCTCCTGAACTACTACACTGGATTGCTAAGACTTTTACCGGATGATTTTGAGGCATTAGACTTGGACATCCGCAAAATATTGGTCAAACATAGGATACATTACCTCAATGCATCCCCTGAAAGACTCTACCTTAAAAGAGACCAATGTGGACGGGGACTAGCATCAGCAACCTTTAGATCTGAAAAGATGTTGCTAACTTTTTGGGACACCTTGAGAAAAGGCAGTGAGACATCCACACGTCGAGCATTGATTATGCAAATCGAAAATGAAGACCTCACCCATATGTCACGCATAGAGGGATTTGTTAGACGCAAATACGAAAACGTCAACAATGGAGGACTACGTATCGGAGATGACAATATCAATGAGatgcaaaggagaagtCTATTCCACTCACTTTCACAAAAGAGATGCCACcctatattctttaaacaactGAATGGAGATAATCTAATTGATAGGAAGGAATCTGCACTTTGGCTAACACATGGAAACATCTCAGCCCGAGACGAAGCAGCCTACTGCGCTCTCCAAGACAGAAACATCTTCATGGGAAACTATGACAAATGCAAACACTGCAAAGGAGCAACAGCTACTGTAGACCACCTGGCCACATGCTGTGAACGTAAACTAGCCTTTGATTACACCAGACGACACAACGAAGttctgaaatgtgtatctcTCCACCTGTGCCGCATGTTCAatctaataaaaagaaagaaaataaaaggatatgtgATGCAGGAGACAGTTACTGACGGTACAAATGAACTTAGGATCGATACTGCTGTTAAGACGGACGCCAGGATAACGAACAATAGACCTGATATCCAACTCTACGACaggagaaataaaaggatatttatagtcGAAGTCGGAATCACGTGTCCAACTAAGGTTTCAGATACGGAATCTCATAAACAAAGGAAATACGATGTCCTTGCAAAAGAATTATGCGgcatccataatatgcCAGCATGCACCGTTCCAATAGTATACTCTTGGGATGGATTGGTCACAAAATACCACGCAAAGCACCTAGAGAAAATCGCGGTGcccataaaaatcagagCCTACATGCAGACTAGAGTACTACGTACCACCTTAGATTCGGTAACTCATGAtcgaagaagaggagttgaagaaagagaaccagaagaaaagctggaagacatcTTCGAAAGGTTCCTCGGAAACctcgacaaagaggaaaaacctcttgaagaggaagaagtggaaaacGAACTCGAATTCTCTCGCGACCGAGTAATAAGGatcaggaagaaaataaaacgTAGAAGAACcgctgcttctagaaggtctgaaggcccccaaaacctacggaaaatccgtaggaGTCAAGAAGGgtag
- a CDS encoding signal peptide containing protein (encoded by transcript BEWA_013950A) has product MKYRSVLYGLLSSAFLRGILSKVVYNCSGDVDCAFKSVIDLGFAQNISLARTGHVHGVERDEGYDFQELLHDAELIHTKLAPILSELYFRVFRVNLDAECAFRKRNDLCATVNPVGQILAETPGGQPASSGGYKKCHVDRCNLSDIPVDLQAARMEHYVLRYSGDSQKEGWDPLDLYGKDVFYNDILGIHPSSSEEAPVFVDLLRNPPSYTGYYGKDDW; this is encoded by the coding sequence ATGAAATATCGCAGCGTCTTGTATGGTTTACTATCAAGTGCCTTTTTGAGAGGCATATTGTCCAAAGTCGTCTACAATTGCAGCGGTGACGTTGATTGCGCATTCAAGAGCGTCATCGACCTGGGATTCGCACAAAACATATCACTAGCGCGTACAGGACACGTACACGGAGTAGAAAGAGACGAGGGATACGACTTTCAGGAGCTCTTACACGATGCCGAATTAATACACACGAAGCTCGCGCCGATCTTGTCCGAGCTCTACTTTCGGGTTTTCAGGGTTAATCTGGATGCCGAGTGTGCATTTAGAAAGAGGAATGATTTGTGCGCTACCGTGAATCCGGTTGGACAGATTTTGGCGGAGACTCCAGGAGGCCAACCTGCCTCCTCTGGAGGTTACAAAAAGTGTCATGTAGATAGGTGTAACCTGAGTGACATTCCGGTAGATTTGCAGGCGGCGAGAATGGAACATTACGTCCTGCGTTATTCGGGTGATTCGCAAAAGGAGGGATGGGATCCTCTGGATCTCTACGGCAAGGATGTTTTCTATAACGACATTCTTGGAATACACCCTTCGAGTTCGGAAGAAGCACCAGTATTTGTGGATTTGCTCAGGAACCCTCCATCATATACTGGCTATTACGGAAAGGATGATTGGTAA
- a CDS encoding signal peptide containing protein (encoded by transcript BEWA_013910A), translated as MVAFAVALVIISFARTVSAAVPPYARDELVNLGKELREYTLQATENIKKANDLVRSIRTMVENLRLSSNNRGHSNEIVDDLIAFERKVDESRKKGNPKMTQIFRNSNTLAIEINQILDDENEDALLPKIQEAKQVLEQNKNTLGEITRQYEELVKEFKMKGNASARDTAYGGNYENYNHMPHQGDANGSQWQYREHEGVNLSPEPTEDELRNLLESNKIPKFSRDDFITIATALGRLLNKTNKKFNKDERVMTNMLDRTRNMFKKALSMIEKADEFQNTERLHIEYQRFVKYKDEAEGLYRISMETIGNIKEDKDLVIKRIETLIAELAHFGNDVPIENDLEKVYIRLCKEILIKIGEIREKTLDFSSKSTKIHGIFESVKHFFNLVEVYYDKLIFERMTNNAKKQNTQDKKSESQNENKPSEPYPRKSEIPADAEKENAEPNASGTFSENVSEPDGNGNKMRNDDPEDSHKKHDEIHKKPEEEQMPKTSNDHSNYPVKKAKVRSNIASESSVKDEDYKEEDVNIQDDHERIKETKEPMRLRNTNETDGTLLHGFNSVIFVMICIALM; from the coding sequence atggTGGCGTTTGCGGTTGCGCTGGTAATCATCTCATTCGCCAGAACAGTCTCGGCAGCTGTTCCACCGTATGCAAGAGATGAGCTTGTTAATCTTGGTAAGGAACTCCGTGAGTACACGCTACAGGCAActgaaaatatcaaaaagGCGAATGATCTGGTGAGATCTATAAGGACTATGGTTGAGAATCTCAGGCTCTCTAGCAATAACAGAGGACATTCAAATGAGATAGTTGACGATCTAATCGCTTTTGAACGTAAAGTTGATGAAAGCAGAAAAAAGGGAAACCCCAAAATGACCCAAATATTCCGCAATTCTAATACATTGGCAATCGAAATTAACCAAATCctggatgatgaaaatgaagatgcCTTATTACCAAAGATACAAGAGGCAAAACAAGTATTGGAACAGAACAAAAACACCCTAGGAGAGATCACAAGACAATATGAGGAGCTTGTGAAAGAATTTAAAATGAAAGGAAATGCATCAGCACGTGATACTGCCTATGGTGGTAATTATGAAAATTACAATCACATGCCTCACCAGGGGGATGCAAACGGATCTCAATGGCAATATAGGGAACATGAAGGAGTGAACCTGAGCCCAGAGCCTACTGAAGATGAACTCCGAAATCTACTAGAGTCGaataaaattccaaaattctCCAGAGATGACTTTATTACCATTGCAACAGCTTTAGGAAGGTTACTGAATAAAACGAATAAAAAATTcaataaagatgaaagGGTGATGACAAATATGCTTGATCGTACAAGGAACATGTTTAAAAAGGCTCTGTCCATGATTGAAAAGGCAGATGAATTCCAAAATACCGAACGATTGCATATCGAATACCAGAGATTTGTAAAGTATAAGGATGAAGCAGAAGGACTTTATCGTATTTCAATGGAAACTATAGGGAATATtaaagaagataaggatCTAGTAATTAAAAGGATTGAAACTTTAATAGCAGAACTTGCCCATTTTGGCAATGATGTGCCCATAGAAAAtgatttggaaaaggtaTATATACGACTCTGCAAGGAGATTCTAATAAAAATTGGAGAAATCAGGGAAAAAACATTGGacttttcatcaaaatccACAAAGATCCATGGAATTTTCGAATCTGTTAAGCATTTTTTTAATCTCGTAGAGGTGTACTATGACAAGCTAATTTTTGAGAGAATGACCAATAATGCAAAAAAACAGAATACTCAAGATAAAAAATCAGAGTCTcaaaatgaaaataaacCTAGCGAGCCATATCCACGGAAAAGTGAAATACCTGCGGATGCCGAAAAAGAAAATGCCGAGCCAAACGCCAGTGGAACTTTTTCAGAAAATGTATCTGAACCAGACggaaatggaaataaaatGAGAAATGATGACCCAGAAGATAGTCACAAGAAACATGACGAGATACATAAAAAGccagaggaagaacaaATGCCAAAAACATCAAATGATCATTCGAATTATCCTGTTAAAAAGGCCAAGGTTAGATCGAATATTGCATCTGAAAGTAGTgttaaagatgaggattataaagaggaagatgttaaTATCCAAGATGATCATGAAAGGATAAAAGAAACTAAAGAACCTATGAGATTAAGAAATACCAATGAAACCGATGGTACATTATTACATGGGTTTAATTCTGTCATATTTGTGATGATTTGCATTGCACTAATGTAA
- a CDS encoding hypothetical protein (encoded by transcript BEWA_013970A), translating into MMKDEDSQSEEDSSDVPCKQSGHLHKLLSGMQSCISATAAWNYECINPVEAYELQTDLPRYHSNEDFFNSKLGNHQDRLDNLYYTFQTLLTATCRLFPVIAGFAKNCCSESPHLELQKALYEFLNARFISCQDFSVESEDTSSGVCCNSNKIQCLNHPLILEKFAKVTKIVECVDCEKCRLHGKIKLTALQIAIRAFSKDTPQVLERNEIVALLHGLDYYAQAILIIQRFRDKRKRQIMLYPIRVMLAVLVFLIVVYRKELYYAIFYCSLIEAVTDDHQPVVEYF; encoded by the coding sequence atgatgaaggATGAGGATTCGCAGTCTGAGGAAGATTCATCGGATGTACCATGTAAGCAGAGTGGTCACTTGCACAAGTTGTTATCTGGTATGCAATCGTGCATATCAGCAACAGCAGCATGGAATTATGAATGTATAAATCCAGTTGAAGCGTATGAGTTACAGACGGACTTACCAAGATACCATTCTAATGAGGATTTTTTCAATAGCAAGCTTGGAAATCACCAAGACCGTCTGGATAATTTATACTATACCTTTCAAACATTGTTGACGGCAACATGTAGACTTTTCCCGGTTATCGCAGGGTTCGCAAAAAACTGCTGCTCAGAGAGCCCACACTTGGAATTACAAAAAGCCCTGTACGAGTTTCTAAACGCTCGCTTTATATCGTGTCAGGATTTTTCTGTAGAAAGCGAGGATACTTCTAGCGGTGTTTGTTGTAATTCAAACAAGATTCAGTGCTTAAATCATCCGctgattttggaaaagtttgCCAAGGTAACAAAAATTGTAGAATGTGTGGACTGTGAGAAATGTCGTTTACACGGTAAAATAAAACTTACTGCGCTTCAAATTGCAATTAGAGCGTTTTCAAAGGATACTCCTCAGGTTTTAGAGAGGAATGAAATTGTAGCATTGCTACATGGACTCGACTATTATGCTCAGGCAATCTTGATTATCCAGAGGTTTCGCGATAAGCGAAAACGTCAGATTATGTTGTATCCTATAAGGGTGATGTTGGCTGTGTTGGTTTTTTTAATTGTGGTATACCGAAAGGAGCTGTATTATGCCATTTTTTACTGCAGCCTCATTGAAGCCGTTACTGATGACCACCAACCAgttgtagaatatttttaa
- a CDS encoding signal peptide containing protein (encoded by transcript BEWA_013930A), giving the protein MLSAKLVFASLFAFVASAFAAELDLKTLKETGHNDLGLFTVVEGRHGLQLGWFKPLVGKEVQKVHCGAHELWKTQNEGHELNELLVLSKCKEAAFAVVSELTEKGGLAHHYLELDPVAGGVRKEYDASNTENFKLFLEAVLTALNKAGAVEALKPPYPAVAAHFFFRHLRLAGEKAAAQAGHKPELMA; this is encoded by the coding sequence ATGCTTTCTGCTAAACTCGTATTCGCTTCCCTCTTTGCCTTTGTGGCCTCAGCCTTTGCCGCTGAACTTGACTTGAAGACTCTCAAGGAAACTGGTCATAATGATCTTGGTTTGTTCACTGTTGTAGAAGGTCGTCATGGTTTGCAACTTGGATGGTTCAAGCCATTGGTTGGCAAGGAAGTCCAAAAGGTCCACTGCGGTGCTCATGAACTTTGGAAAACTCAGAATGAAGGCCACGAACTCAACGAACTTCTTGTTCTCTCCAAGTGCAAGGAGGCTGCTTTCGCTGTCGTCTCTGAATTAACAGAGAAAGGAGGTTTGGCTCATCACTACCTCGAGCTTGACCCAGTGGCTGGTGGTGTTAGGAAGGAGTATGATGCTAGCAATACAGAGAACTTCAAGCTCTTCCTTGAAGCTGTATTGACTGCTCTCAATAAGGCTGGCGCTGTTGAGGCTCTAAAGCCACCATATCCAGCTGTTGCTGCTCACTTCTTCTTCCGTCACTTGAGATTGGCTGGAGAGAAGGCTGCCGCTCAAGCCGGACACAAGCCAGAACTCATGGCCTAA
- a CDS encoding hypothetical protein (encoded by transcript BEWA_013920A), translating into MFYVLFNSTSGSINSWHWSVLVASSRVSMVLVETPSVVGGSRETLQVSRRCFRM; encoded by the coding sequence ATGTTCTATGTACTCTTTAACAGCACTAGTGGATCAATAAACTCATGGCATTGGAGCGTCCTAGTGGCATCCTCTAGAGTCTCCATGGTCCTTGTAGAGACACCCTCAGTTGTTGGCGGGAGTAGAGAGACTTTGCAAGTATCCCGCAGATGCTTTAGAATGTAA